In Campylobacter concisus, one DNA window encodes the following:
- a CDS encoding TlyA family RNA methyltransferase produces MRLDNYVASVLNISRNKASELIKGGKVLANGEICTKVSSEVGEAKISLLEEIYVGRGALKLKSFLETVKFDLTGKNALDIGSSTGGFMQILLERCVKSVTGVDVGTDQLDASLRSDERVKIYEKTDVREFAKTHKNEFNLITCDVSFISLAEILPAICELASENSLIITLFKPQFEVGVGVKRNKKGVVTDMKAINLAMKRFEVMANGLEFKMIACKECEVKGKEGNAEFFYAFNKR; encoded by the coding sequence TTGAGGCTTGATAACTACGTCGCAAGCGTTTTAAATATAAGTAGAAACAAGGCGAGCGAGCTGATAAAGGGCGGCAAGGTGCTAGCAAACGGCGAAATTTGCACCAAGGTTTCAAGCGAGGTTGGCGAGGCTAAAATTTCGCTGCTTGAAGAAATTTATGTTGGGCGAGGAGCTTTGAAGCTAAAGAGCTTTTTGGAGACGGTGAAATTTGATCTAACTGGCAAAAATGCGCTTGATATAGGCAGCTCAACTGGTGGCTTTATGCAAATTTTGCTTGAGCGTTGCGTAAAAAGCGTGACTGGTGTGGATGTGGGCACTGATCAGCTAGACGCTAGCCTAAGAAGCGATGAGCGAGTAAAAATTTATGAAAAAACTGACGTCAGGGAGTTTGCTAAAACGCACAAAAATGAATTTAACCTCATAACCTGCGACGTGAGCTTTATCTCTTTGGCTGAAATTTTACCAGCTATTTGCGAGCTTGCAAGCGAGAATTCGCTCATTATCACGCTTTTTAAGCCACAATTTGAAGTGGGTGTTGGCGTAAAACGAAATAAAAAAGGCGTCGTCACTGATATGAAAGCTATAAATTTAGCGATGAAGAGGTTTGAAGTGATGGCTAATGGCTTAGAATTTAAAATGATAGCTTGCAAAGAGTGCGAAGTAAAAGGGAAAGAGGGAAATGCCGAATTTTTCTACGCTTTTAACAAAAGATAA